From the genome of Clostridia bacterium:
ATCGCGGCGAAAAGCGCGGCGTTGATATCGCCGTATACGGGTATTGACAGAAGTACGACTATGCTGTCAATAATAAATATAAGCCTGCCCATGGATATGCCCGAGCGTCGGTTTATGAGGCGCGCGGCAAGGTCGCTGCCGCCGCTCGTTGCGCCTCCGTAGAATATGAGCGACATTCCTGTGCCGGCAGCCGCGCCGCCGTAAACGGCACAGAGCGCGCGCTCATCGGTAACGGCGGGAAGAAAGTCGAGAAAATCAATGAAAAACGACATAACAAGAGTAGCGGCAAATGTTCTCAGCGTAAAATAAACGCCCATCTTTTTTGCTGCGGCAATATAGAGCGGCACGTTCATAAGCAGTACGAGACCGCCTGCCGGAAGATCCCAAAGATAATTCATAAGCGCGGCCACGCCGGTAAGGCCGCCGGGAACGACGTGCGCGGGACGCAGGAATATATTGAAGGCAAGCGCGAATGATGCGCCGCCCAAAAATATGAGAGTATAGTTTTTAACATGGCGAAGAACTGTTTTTTTCAATGGTCCCACCTCCGTATTTATTTTTGTGCATAAGGAGAGAATATATAAGCGAAGCGGCGGTATAAAACGGAGTTTTGATCAAAGCAAGTTTCTAAAGAGCGCGGAGCTTTGCCTTAAAGGTTTTTTAAGCTCTTGTCGGCGGTTTAGAGAAAAATCAAATGTTTTTCTTTTAAAAGCAAACTCCCTCGATTTGATTTGTACGCAAGCCTGATGTAAAATAAACCATAATGTTATGCACAGCGCGCCGCGCATTTTGCGGCAGGGAAAAAGGAGAACGATATGATGCAAAAAAGAATACTGGCCGTTTTGCTGACGGCCGTTATGGCGTGCGCACTGTTCGGATGCGCCGCAAAGGACGGCGATACGAAAGCCGAAGAGGACGCTTCGCCAAAAAGCGGCGTTTCGCCGCAGAGCGGCGCTTCATATTATTTTATCGGCGGAAATCTTGTGGGAAGCCTTGAAAACGGCGTGTTTGTAAGTGCGGTCGATACCGAAAGAGCATACGACGATGAGCGGCGTTATCATAAATACACCTTAAAGGAATTGTTTTCGCATGGATATATTTATTTTGACCGAGACCGCGCCTGCGGAAAAGCAAACGAAGCCGCCGTGTATACGGGCGAGGGACCGGGCGGCTTCGGCGAGGATATGAGCGCGTCGTTTGCACCGTATGCGTCAAGAACGATGCAGGACGGTCCGTTTGCCGTGCTTTCGCTGCCGTGCGAGCTTACGGGGGAACTTGCCGCGACATATGCGCCGGAGTATGGGTTTTATGTAAACATATACAAGGATATCGACGATCTGTCGTATTATCCTGCGCTTGCGACCAATTACGAAGACGCGCGCCTGCCCGACGCGCTGTCGTGGGATAACGGATACTCCCGCCGCGATGAGAGAGAAATCGAAAGAACGCTTTCATATGCGGGCATAAGCTACGGCGAGGCCGATATATTAACTGTATCGGGTGATTTTGACTCCGACCAAAGAACGGAAAGCGTAATATTTGCAAACACCGCCGTTGACGCCGAGGGCTTTTTAAAGCTCGACGCCTCAAGGGACGAAGCGCCCTTCGGCCTTATTCTTTTTTGCGACGACAATGAGGAATACGAGACAGTATACCTTCGCACGGGAGAGCCGCTTTCAGATGTGACCGAGCATTTTCGCATACTTCCCGTGGGTATTTTCGACCTCGACGGCGACGGCGATTTTGAAATAGCAGCCGCGTCGCATGAATGGGAATGGGGCTCGACATTTGTGCTTTCAAGAAACGACGCGGGAGCATGGGACATAGTTATGACTGCCGAATGGGGCACTTGACTCAGGGTTTCGCGTTGAGGTATGATCTTTTTAGAAGCTCTTTTACCGGAGGATATATTATGTCAACAAAACATGACGTGCTCGATATTTTAAAAAAGAATACAGACCGCGAAATGTCCGGCCAGCAGATAGCCGATATTTTGGGCTTATCACGCGCCGCCGTTTGGAAGGCCGTAAAAGCGCTGAGGAGCGAGGGCTTTGAAATAGAAGCGGCAACAAAGCGCGGATATGTTTTA
Proteins encoded in this window:
- a CDS encoding YitT family protein, translated to MKKTVLRHVKNYTLIFLGGASFALAFNIFLRPAHVVPGGLTGVAALMNYLWDLPAGGLVLLMNVPLYIAAAKKMGVYFTLRTFAATLVMSFFIDFLDFLPAVTDERALCAVYGGAAAGTGMSLIFYGGATSGGSDLAARLINRRSGISMGRLIFIIDSIVVLLSIPVYGDINAALFAAIEIFIETKVIDALLTGFDMSKAAYIITKKPTQMSLNIINELHRSATAINAVGMYSGEEYSVLMVVVKTRETPRLKEIIKNADPSSFAVIISAGEVFGEGFKRYGS